From one Citrobacter sp. Marseille-Q6884 genomic stretch:
- the oppF gene encoding murein tripeptide/oligopeptide ABC transporter ATP-binding protein OppF, translating into MTAVTEQRKVLLEIADLKVHFDIKDGKQWFWQPSKTLKAVDGVTLRLYEGETLGVVGESGCGKSTFARAIIGLVKATDGKVAWLGKDLLGMKPDEWRDVRSDIQMIFQDPLASLNPRMTIGEIIAEPLRTYHPGLPGQEVRDRVKAMMMKVGLLPNLINRYPHEFSGGQCQRIGIARALILEPKLIICDEPVSALDVSIQAQVVNLLQQLQREMGLSLIFIAHDLAVVKHISDRVLVMYLGHAVELGTYDEVYHHPLHPYTKALMSAVPIPDPDLEKNKTIQLLEGELPSPINPPSGCVFRTRCPIAGPECAKTRPVLEGSFRHAVSCLKVDPL; encoded by the coding sequence ATGACAGCGGTGACTGAACAACGTAAAGTACTTCTCGAAATCGCTGACCTTAAAGTCCATTTCGATATCAAAGACGGCAAGCAGTGGTTTTGGCAGCCGTCGAAAACCCTGAAAGCGGTTGATGGCGTAACGCTGCGACTGTATGAAGGTGAAACGTTAGGCGTGGTGGGCGAGTCGGGCTGCGGTAAATCGACCTTTGCGCGGGCGATTATCGGTCTGGTGAAAGCCACCGACGGTAAGGTTGCCTGGCTGGGCAAAGATCTGTTGGGAATGAAACCGGATGAATGGCGGGACGTTCGCAGCGATATTCAGATGATTTTCCAGGACCCGCTGGCATCGTTAAACCCGCGTATGACCATCGGTGAAATTATTGCCGAGCCGTTGCGTACCTATCATCCTGGTCTGCCAGGTCAGGAAGTGCGTGACCGTGTGAAGGCGATGATGATGAAAGTGGGGTTGCTGCCAAACCTGATTAACCGCTATCCGCATGAGTTTTCAGGTGGACAGTGCCAGCGTATCGGTATTGCTCGCGCACTGATTCTTGAACCGAAGCTGATCATTTGCGATGAACCGGTTTCCGCACTGGATGTGTCGATCCAGGCGCAGGTGGTTAACCTGTTGCAACAACTACAGCGTGAAATGGGATTATCGTTAATCTTTATTGCGCACGATTTGGCGGTGGTTAAACATATCTCCGATCGCGTGCTGGTGATGTATCTGGGGCATGCGGTGGAGTTGGGGACGTACGATGAGGTGTATCATCATCCTCTGCATCCTTACACCAAAGCCCTGATGTCCGCGGTGCCGATCCCCGATCCTGATCTGGAAAAGAATAAAACAATCCAGTTGCTGGAAGGTGAACTGCCGTCCCCCATTAACCCTCCGTCTGGCTGTGTGTTCCGTACACGCTGTCCGATAGCCGGGCCGGAATGCGCGAAAACGCGGCCGGTTCTTGAGGGAAGTTTCCGACATGCTGTTTCCTGCCTGAAAGTAGACCCGCTATAA
- the cls gene encoding cardiolipin synthase has translation MTTFYTVVSWLVILGYWVLIAGVTLRILMKRRAVPSAMAWLLIIYILPLVGIIAYLSFGELHLGKRRAERARAMWPSTAKWLNDLKACKHIFAQENSSVASSLFKLCERRQGIAGVKGNQLQLLTSSDDVMQALIRDIQLARHNIEMVFYIWQPGGMADQVAESLMAAARRGIHCRLMLDSAGSVAFFRSPWAAMMRNAGIEVVEALKVNLMRVFLRRMDLRQHRKMIMIDNYIAYTGSMNMVDPRFFKQDAGVGQWIDLMARMEGPVATAMGIVYSCDWEIETGKRILPPPPDVNIMPFEQASGHTIHTIASGPGFPEDLIHQALLTATYSAREYLIMTTPYFVPSDDLLHAICTAAQRGVDVSIILPRKNDSVLVGWASRAFFTELLAAGVKIYQFEGGLLHTKSVLVDGELSLVGTVNLDMRSLWLNFEITLVIDDAGFGGDLAAVQDDYISRSRLLDARQWMKRPVWQRIAERLFYFFSPLL, from the coding sequence ATGACAACCTTCTACACCGTGGTGAGTTGGCTGGTCATTCTGGGATACTGGGTACTCATTGCTGGCGTAACGTTACGCATTCTGATGAAGCGACGCGCAGTGCCCTCCGCAATGGCCTGGCTTTTGATCATCTATATTCTGCCATTGGTAGGGATCATTGCTTATTTGTCCTTTGGTGAACTGCATCTTGGCAAGCGCCGTGCCGAACGCGCCAGGGCGATGTGGCCATCCACAGCCAAGTGGCTGAACGACCTCAAAGCCTGCAAACATATCTTTGCGCAGGAAAACAGCAGCGTCGCCTCCTCCTTATTTAAGCTTTGTGAACGGCGTCAGGGGATTGCTGGCGTTAAGGGGAATCAGCTCCAGCTACTCACCAGCTCTGATGATGTCATGCAGGCGCTTATTCGCGACATCCAGTTGGCGCGACATAATATTGAGATGGTGTTTTACATCTGGCAACCCGGCGGCATGGCCGATCAGGTCGCAGAATCCTTAATGGCGGCCGCACGGCGAGGTATTCACTGTCGCCTGATGCTGGATTCTGCAGGCAGCGTGGCATTCTTCCGTAGCCCGTGGGCTGCCATGATGCGTAATGCGGGCATTGAGGTCGTCGAAGCGCTGAAGGTTAACCTGATGCGTGTCTTTTTACGTCGAATGGATCTGCGCCAGCACCGTAAAATGATCATGATCGACAATTACATTGCCTATACCGGCAGTATGAACATGGTAGACCCGCGTTTCTTCAAACAGGATGCGGGCGTTGGGCAATGGATTGATCTGATGGCGCGAATGGAAGGACCGGTAGCCACCGCCATGGGTATCGTCTATTCCTGTGACTGGGAAATTGAGACCGGTAAGCGTATTTTACCGCCGCCGCCTGATGTCAACATCATGCCTTTCGAGCAAGCCAGCGGGCACACTATCCATACGATTGCGTCAGGTCCGGGGTTCCCAGAAGATCTGATTCATCAGGCTCTGTTGACTGCTACATATTCGGCACGCGAATATTTAATCATGACCACCCCCTACTTCGTCCCCAGTGACGATCTGCTGCATGCCATCTGTACGGCGGCGCAGCGGGGCGTGGATGTCAGCATTATTCTTCCCCGCAAGAATGATTCTGTACTGGTCGGCTGGGCCAGCCGGGCCTTCTTCACCGAACTGCTTGCCGCTGGCGTCAAAATCTATCAGTTCGAAGGTGGTTTGTTACACACTAAAAGCGTACTGGTCGATGGCGAACTGAGCCTGGTCGGTACCGTTAACCTGGACATGCGCAGTCTGTGGTTAAACTTTGAAATCACATTGGTGATTGACGATGCCGGATTTGGCGGTGACCTTGCCGCGGTGCAGGACGATTATATTTCGCGTTCCCGCTTACTTGATGCACGCCAGTGGATGAAACGTCCCGTCTGGCAGCGGATTGCAGAGCGACTGTTTTACTTCTTTAGCCCGTTGCTGTAA
- a CDS encoding phage tail protein translates to MSISPLFRWPNSVNHFITTELAAGDFIVATVGGVPYTLPVKTVTNNTALTLVSNFTGPTQSGSAWSAVPRLALNMVTAALVAQSAEALRGLNYDKQNWQQVFSGTGNITVRLPDQSEFSGPSWKYLSDNMATKSGGAVPVNQGGTGATDAAGSRKNLGLGSAAILDAGPDIGKVMTVGFNSVGIGSVNDAGVPPLGNYNRTDIPRGIYTGAPTAPGAPGSNGGAIALIMNGSYGFQLAKQNLYSALQYRECRAGAFGDWWTLYSSGNTTRASDGTLKAASPIVKLFADGSVETNEESQGVTVTRQAVGEYLIEGCIGLNADAAWGGIDGGFDIPTDRNKQPRIWLDYKVNADGSIVIKTYHRMHASAPEFARNRIGHTDANRTFTEIVADGEPVDIPADSFVSVRVEMPVNSIWNQKQKDILEAMEKAEYERQQETQP, encoded by the coding sequence ATGAGCATATCACCTCTGTTCAGGTGGCCAAATTCAGTAAACCACTTCATTACCACGGAACTGGCCGCAGGGGACTTTATTGTTGCCACCGTTGGCGGTGTGCCATATACCCTCCCGGTTAAAACGGTCACCAACAATACAGCCCTGACGCTGGTCAGCAACTTCACCGGACCAACACAATCAGGTTCAGCCTGGTCAGCCGTTCCTCGTTTGGCGCTTAATATGGTTACCGCCGCGCTGGTGGCTCAAAGTGCAGAAGCACTGCGCGGGCTAAACTATGACAAACAGAACTGGCAGCAGGTATTCAGTGGTACGGGAAATATCACGGTAAGGCTGCCTGACCAGTCGGAGTTTAGCGGACCATCATGGAAATATCTGTCCGATAATATGGCGACAAAATCTGGTGGTGCGGTGCCAGTCAACCAGGGCGGGACAGGAGCTACAGATGCGGCCGGGTCACGTAAAAATTTAGGACTTGGTAGCGCAGCCATTCTTGATGCAGGTCCGGATATCGGAAAAGTCATGACCGTAGGGTTTAATTCAGTTGGTATTGGGAGTGTTAATGATGCCGGGGTACCACCTCTTGGCAACTACAATCGGACTGATATACCACGGGGAATATATACTGGAGCTCCGACAGCCCCCGGAGCTCCTGGTTCGAATGGTGGCGCAATTGCATTAATCATGAATGGTTCGTATGGTTTTCAACTTGCAAAACAAAACCTGTATTCAGCGCTGCAGTACAGGGAATGCAGGGCGGGCGCATTTGGTGACTGGTGGACGCTATATTCAAGTGGCAATACGACAAGGGCTTCGGACGGCACATTAAAAGCCGCATCACCCATAGTTAAGCTATTTGCCGACGGTAGCGTGGAAACTAATGAAGAATCGCAAGGCGTAACAGTAACGCGGCAAGCTGTTGGTGAATATCTGATTGAAGGATGCATTGGGCTAAATGCAGATGCTGCGTGGGGCGGCATAGATGGTGGTTTCGATATCCCGACCGACAGGAATAAACAACCTCGTATCTGGCTTGACTACAAAGTAAATGCGGATGGTTCAATTGTGATTAAAACATATCACCGTATGCATGCCTCCGCACCGGAATTTGCCCGGAACAGAATAGGGCACACAGATGCAAACCGGACATTTACTGAAATTGTGGCTGACGGAGAGCCTGTAGACATTCCGGCTGATTCTTTTGTTTCAGTTCGTGTGGAAATGCCGGTGAACAGCATCTGGAATCAGAAACAGAAGGATATACTGGAGGCGATGGAAAAAGCTGAATATGAGCGCCAGCAAGAGACCCAACCGTGA
- the oppC gene encoding oligopeptide ABC transporter permease OppC codes for MMLSKKNSEALENFSEKLEVEGRSLWQDARRRFMHNRAAVASLVVLVIIALFVTLAPMLSQFTYFDTDWGMMSSAPDTESGHYFGTDSSGRDLLVRVAIGGRISLMVGIAAALVAVIVGTLYGSLSGYLGGKIDSVMMRLLEILNSFPFMFFVILLVTFFGQNILLIFVAIGMVSWLDMARIVRGQTLSLKRKEFIEAAQVGGVSTVRIVIRHIVPNVLGVVVVYASLLVPSMILFESFLSFLGLGTQEPLSSWGALLSDGANSMEVSPWLLLFPAGFLVVTLFCFNFIGDGLRDALDPKDR; via the coding sequence TGAAGGTCGTAGCCTTTGGCAGGATGCTCGTCGACGCTTTATGCATAACCGTGCGGCGGTAGCAAGCCTGGTGGTACTGGTCATCATCGCACTATTTGTGACGCTGGCCCCCATGCTGTCGCAATTTACCTACTTCGATACCGACTGGGGAATGATGTCCAGCGCGCCGGATACGGAATCCGGGCACTATTTCGGTACTGACTCATCCGGGCGTGACCTGCTGGTGCGTGTCGCGATTGGCGGGCGAATTTCGCTGATGGTCGGGATTGCGGCAGCGCTGGTGGCGGTGATTGTCGGGACGCTGTACGGATCGCTGTCGGGTTATCTGGGCGGTAAAATCGACTCGGTGATGATGCGCCTGCTGGAAATTCTTAACTCCTTCCCGTTCATGTTCTTCGTGATTTTGCTGGTGACCTTCTTTGGGCAAAACATCCTGCTGATTTTCGTGGCGATCGGCATGGTTTCCTGGCTGGACATGGCGCGTATCGTACGTGGTCAAACCCTTAGCCTGAAGCGTAAAGAGTTTATCGAAGCAGCACAGGTTGGCGGGGTGTCTACGGTGCGTATCGTTATCCGTCACATTGTGCCAAACGTGCTCGGCGTGGTGGTGGTGTATGCGTCTCTGTTAGTGCCAAGCATGATTCTGTTTGAATCCTTCCTGAGCTTCCTTGGTTTAGGTACCCAGGAGCCGTTAAGCAGTTGGGGCGCGCTATTGAGCGATGGTGCCAACTCGATGGAAGTATCGCCGTGGTTGCTGCTGTTCCCGGCAGGTTTCCTGGTGGTCACTTTGTTCTGTTTTAACTTTATTGGCGATGGCCTGCGTGATGCCCTCGACCCGAAAGACCGTTAA
- a CDS encoding HI1450 family dsDNA-mimic protein, translating to MDMDLNNRLTEDETLEQAYDIFLELAADNLDPADIILFNLQFEERGGAELFDLAEDWQEHVDFDLNPDFFAEVVIGLADTEDGEINDIFARVLLCREKDHKLCHILWRE from the coding sequence ATGGATATGGATTTGAACAATCGCCTGACTGAAGATGAAACGCTTGAGCAGGCTTATGATATTTTTCTCGAACTGGCTGCGGACAACCTCGATCCGGCAGACATCATTCTGTTCAATTTGCAGTTTGAGGAACGTGGCGGCGCAGAGTTATTTGACCTTGCTGAAGACTGGCAGGAACACGTTGATTTTGACCTGAACCCTGACTTTTTTGCCGAAGTAGTGATTGGTCTGGCCGATACAGAAGATGGCGAGATTAACGATATTTTTGCTCGCGTGCTGTTATGTCGCGAAAAAGATCACAAACTCTGCCACATTCTCTGGCGCGAGTAA
- a CDS encoding ion transporter: MSGLVSSVRRTLYRKLFDLNTRSGRRFEGMCALFALLSVIVIFVESGVGTQYHFTYDEWRSFVWLEIFITLVFTIEYLLRLCCWANPAKYVFSFWGIIDLATILPLYVMWLWPEISLNYVFAWRAMRAIRVLRILKLLRFMPSLRIFWSAIKSAKHQLILFYSFIGILMIIFGTLMYLIEGPNYGFSTLNSSVYWAIVTVTTVGYGDIAPHTPLGRIVASVLILIGYSVIAIPTGLITTHMSSAFQQRQNQRKCPQCQQSQHEYSAQFCNRCGSKLPD; encoded by the coding sequence GTGTCTGGCTTAGTGTCTTCTGTCCGCCGTACGCTCTATCGTAAATTGTTCGATTTAAACACGCGTTCAGGCCGTCGTTTTGAAGGCATGTGTGCGCTGTTTGCGTTACTTAGCGTCATTGTTATCTTCGTTGAGTCAGGTGTTGGGACGCAATACCATTTTACTTATGATGAGTGGCGCTCTTTTGTCTGGCTCGAGATATTTATTACGCTGGTCTTCACCATCGAATATCTGCTTCGATTGTGTTGTTGGGCTAATCCGGCTAAATACGTTTTTAGCTTTTGGGGGATTATCGATTTAGCCACCATCTTACCGCTGTATGTGATGTGGCTATGGCCAGAAATCAGTCTTAACTATGTTTTTGCCTGGCGCGCGATGCGTGCTATCCGCGTGTTACGTATTCTCAAACTGCTGCGTTTTATGCCCTCGCTGCGCATCTTCTGGAGCGCAATTAAAAGCGCGAAGCATCAGTTGATTCTGTTCTATTCCTTTATCGGCATTCTGATGATTATTTTTGGTACGTTGATGTACCTTATTGAAGGGCCGAACTATGGGTTTTCAACGCTGAATTCGTCGGTCTATTGGGCAATAGTGACCGTCACGACGGTGGGATATGGTGATATCGCTCCGCATACCCCATTGGGGCGTATCGTGGCGTCGGTGCTTATCCTTATCGGTTATTCGGTGATTGCCATCCCGACAGGATTGATTACCACGCACATGAGCAGTGCGTTTCAGCAGCGCCAGAATCAGCGTAAGTGTCCTCAGTGCCAACAGAGTCAGCATGAATACAGTGCGCAATTTTGTAACCGTTGCGGGAGTAAGCTACCGGATTAA
- the glpQ gene encoding glycerophosphodiester phosphodiesterase codes for MFVKKSTLIMLLTLSFSVFPSQKVVIAHRGASGYLPEHTLEAKAFAYAQGADYLEQDVVLTKDNRLVILHDLFLDDVTDVAIKFPGRSRPDGRFYAIDFTLDEILQLHATSRFRNINNKPTPIYPNRFPIFTSNFRLHTLEDEIEFIQGLNKSTKQNRGLFIEIKNPAFHMKEGKDISKSLLSILKEYGYTSKTDNIYIQCIDPNELKRIKFSIGPETGVNVKLTQLIAYNKLNAKKNIKDGEKSNHDDNLTFTPQELAEIAKYADAISPDFQILINKGDGKITVSHLTKYAHKNGLKVIPFTVSSDALPSYIESVNALYDLMYKVEGVDGLFSDHPDQAIMYLKENNFR; via the coding sequence TCGTTTTCAGTATTTCCCTCTCAAAAAGTTGTTATTGCGCACCGGGGGGCAAGCGGTTACCTCCCTGAACATACCCTTGAAGCTAAAGCTTTTGCTTACGCCCAAGGAGCAGACTATCTTGAACAAGACGTAGTTTTAACAAAGGATAATAGATTAGTAATTCTCCATGATCTTTTTCTAGACGACGTAACTGATGTAGCTATAAAATTCCCAGGCAGATCACGACCTGATGGTAGATTTTATGCAATAGATTTTACACTAGATGAAATCTTGCAACTGCATGCCACAAGCCGCTTCAGGAATATTAATAATAAACCTACCCCTATCTACCCGAATAGATTTCCTATATTTACCTCAAATTTTAGACTACACACTCTTGAAGATGAAATTGAATTTATCCAAGGGCTCAATAAATCAACAAAACAAAATAGAGGACTATTTATTGAAATAAAGAACCCAGCATTTCACATGAAAGAAGGTAAGGATATATCCAAATCTCTTCTAAGTATTTTAAAAGAATATGGTTACACTTCTAAAACAGATAACATATACATTCAATGTATTGATCCAAATGAGCTGAAACGTATAAAATTTAGTATAGGGCCAGAAACAGGTGTCAATGTTAAACTAACACAACTTATCGCCTACAACAAATTGAATGCTAAAAAAAATATTAAAGATGGCGAGAAGAGTAATCATGATGACAATTTAACGTTTACCCCCCAAGAATTGGCGGAGATCGCAAAATACGCTGATGCTATCTCACCAGATTTTCAAATACTAATTAACAAGGGCGATGGCAAAATCACTGTTTCACATTTAACCAAGTACGCCCACAAAAATGGACTTAAAGTTATACCATTTACAGTTTCATCTGACGCACTACCAAGTTATATAGAATCTGTTAATGCTTTATATGATCTAATGTACAAAGTAGAAGGTGTAGATGGCTTATTTAGTGATCATCCTGATCAGGCTATCATGTACCTCAAAGAAAACAATTTTAGATAA
- a CDS encoding DUF6979 family protein has translation MGTYEEAALLAHRIIVDKHKDPADAWTDAIFALSESPAVRNKVCLKVTFIALAESGFLQGVDSREPTRKVGILWKRVQEAAQYILLHPDATHDELCESLGYWDRQGSFKLIMTLSKYEVLQQPA, from the coding sequence ATGGGGACTTATGAAGAAGCTGCATTACTTGCCCATCGAATAATTGTTGATAAACATAAAGATCCGGCAGATGCGTGGACTGATGCGATTTTTGCACTGAGTGAAAGTCCTGCTGTAAGAAACAAAGTATGCCTAAAGGTAACGTTCATAGCTTTAGCTGAGAGTGGGTTCTTACAAGGAGTTGATTCCAGGGAACCGACAAGAAAAGTGGGTATTCTTTGGAAAAGAGTCCAAGAGGCTGCACAATATATTCTACTACATCCTGATGCGACTCATGACGAGCTATGTGAATCACTCGGCTATTGGGACAGGCAAGGCTCATTTAAGCTAATTATGACGCTATCTAAGTATGAAGTTCTTCAACAACCAGCGTAA
- a CDS encoding IS30-like element IS30 family transposase encodes MRRTFTAEEKASVFELWKNGTGFSEIANILGSKPGTIFTMLRDTGGIKPHERKRAVAHLTLSEREEIRAGLSAKMSIRAIATALNRSPSTISREVQRNRGRRYYKAVDANNRANRMAKRPKPCLLDQNLPLRKLVLEKLEMKWSPEQISGWLRRTKPRQKTLRISPETIYKTLYFRSREALHHLNIQHLRRSHSLRHGRRHTRKGERGTINIVNGTPIHERSRNIDNRRSLGHWEGDLVSGTKNSHIATLVDRKSRYTIILRLRGKDSVSVNQALTDKFLSLPSELRKSLTWDRGMELARHLEFTVSTGVKVYFCDPQSPWQRGTNENTNGLIRQYFPKKTCLAQYTQHELDLVAAQLNNRPRKTLKFKTPKEIIERGVALTD; translated from the coding sequence ATGAGACGAACATTTACAGCAGAGGAAAAAGCCTCTGTTTTTGAACTATGGAAGAACGGAACAGGCTTCAGTGAAATAGCGAATATCCTGGGTTCAAAACCCGGAACGATCTTCACTATGTTAAGGGATACTGGCGGCATAAAACCCCATGAGCGTAAGCGGGCTGTAGCTCACCTGACACTGTCTGAGCGCGAGGAGATACGAGCTGGTTTGTCAGCCAAAATGAGCATTCGTGCGATAGCTACTGCGCTGAATCGCAGTCCTTCGACGATCTCACGTGAAGTTCAGCGTAATCGGGGCAGACGCTATTACAAAGCTGTTGATGCTAATAACCGAGCCAACAGAATGGCGAAAAGGCCAAAACCGTGCTTACTGGATCAAAATTTACCATTGCGAAAGCTTGTTCTGGAAAAGCTGGAGATGAAATGGTCTCCAGAGCAAATATCAGGATGGTTAAGGCGAACAAAACCACGTCAAAAAACGCTGCGAATATCACCTGAGACAATTTATAAAACGCTGTACTTTCGTAGCCGTGAAGCGCTACACCACCTGAATATACAGCATCTGCGACGGTCGCATAGCCTTCGCCATGGCAGGCGTCATACCCGCAAAGGCGAAAGAGGTACGATTAACATAGTGAACGGAACACCAATTCACGAACGTTCCCGAAATATCGATAACAGACGCTCTCTGGGGCATTGGGAGGGCGATTTAGTCTCAGGTACAAAAAACTCTCATATAGCCACACTTGTAGACCGAAAATCACGTTATACGATCATCCTTAGACTCAGGGGCAAAGATTCTGTCTCAGTAAATCAGGCTCTTACCGACAAATTCCTGAGTTTACCGTCAGAACTCAGAAAATCACTGACATGGGACAGAGGAATGGAACTGGCCAGACATCTAGAATTTACTGTCAGCACCGGCGTTAAAGTTTACTTCTGCGATCCTCAGAGTCCTTGGCAGCGGGGAACAAATGAGAACACAAATGGGCTAATTCGGCAGTACTTTCCTAAAAAGACATGTCTTGCCCAATATACTCAACATGAACTAGATCTGGTTGCTGCTCAGCTAAACAACAGACCGAGAAAGACACTGAAGTTCAAAACACCGAAAGAGATAATTGAAAGGGGTGTTGCATTGACAGATTGA
- a CDS encoding Arm DNA-binding domain-containing protein, with product MITDTKLRKSLGKKRDDIETISDSHGLNARISQAGKVSFFYRYRWEGKAVNLNVGDYPAMSIAQARERRQQFRTWLTEGLDPREQVKLEKLSREGSMTVAEAFNYWIEKHCIANQLTRTDYYQLVFSKHVDEPMRNVKVDNSTKMHWIEVFGRCVSCW from the coding sequence ATGATTACCGACACAAAGCTCAGGAAGTCCCTGGGCAAGAAACGAGATGATATCGAAACCATTTCAGATTCTCATGGGCTGAATGCAAGGATCAGTCAGGCTGGTAAAGTTTCTTTTTTCTACCGTTACAGATGGGAAGGTAAAGCTGTAAATCTTAATGTCGGTGATTATCCTGCAATGAGTATTGCTCAGGCAAGAGAAAGGCGTCAGCAGTTCAGGACATGGCTTACCGAAGGCTTAGATCCGCGGGAGCAAGTAAAACTGGAAAAGCTCTCGCGTGAAGGTTCTATGACAGTGGCTGAAGCATTCAATTATTGGATCGAAAAACACTGCATCGCGAATCAGCTAACAAGGACTGATTATTATCAGTTGGTATTCAGCAAGCATGTCGATGAACCGATGCGAAACGTGAAAGTCGATAACTCGACAAAAATGCACTGGATAGAAGTCTTTGGCCGGTGCGTTTCTTGCTGGTAG
- a CDS encoding YciY family protein, translating to MKRSRTEVGRWRMLRQASRRKARWLEGQSRRNMRIHTIRKCILNHQRNSLLFAIHGI from the coding sequence ATGAAGCGTAGTAGAACGGAAGTGGGGCGCTGGCGGATGCTGCGTCAGGCTAGCCGCCGTAAAGCACGTTGGCTTGAAGGACAATCGCGTCGTAACATGCGTATCCATACCATCAGAAAGTGCATTCTCAATCACCAGCGTAATTCGTTGTTGTTTGCGATCCACGGTATCTGA
- the oppD gene encoding murein tripeptide/oligopeptide ABC transporter ATP-binding protein OppD, translated as MSVIETSTAPLAQQQANALLNVKDLRVTFETPDGDVTAVNDLNFSLRAGETLGIVGESGSGKSQTAFALMGLLAANGRIGGSATFNGREILNLPERELNKLRAEQISMIFQDPMTSLNPYMRVGEQLMEVLMLHKGMSKAEAFEESVKMLDAVKMPEARKRMKMYPHEFSGGMRQRVMIAMALLCRPKLLIADEPTTALDVTVQAQIMTLLNELKSEFNTAIIMITHDLGVVAGICDKVLVMYAGRTMEYGSARDVFYKPVHPYSIGLLSAVPRLDAEGEEMLTIPGNPPNLLRLPKGCPFQPRCPHAMEICSSAPPLEEFSPGRLRACFKPVEELL; from the coding sequence ATGAGCGTAATTGAAACCTCAACCGCGCCGCTCGCGCAACAACAGGCTAACGCACTGCTGAACGTTAAAGATCTTCGCGTGACCTTTGAAACCCCTGATGGCGATGTCACTGCGGTAAACGATCTGAACTTTTCGCTGCGTGCCGGTGAAACGCTGGGTATTGTGGGTGAATCCGGTTCAGGAAAATCGCAAACTGCGTTTGCCCTGATGGGGCTGCTGGCGGCCAATGGCCGTATCGGTGGATCTGCGACGTTTAACGGACGTGAAATTCTGAATTTACCTGAGCGCGAGCTGAACAAGCTGCGTGCTGAGCAAATTTCGATGATCTTTCAGGACCCCATGACCTCACTAAACCCGTATATGCGGGTTGGAGAGCAGTTAATGGAAGTGCTGATGTTGCATAAAGGCATGAGTAAAGCCGAAGCGTTTGAAGAGTCGGTCAAAATGCTGGACGCAGTCAAAATGCCGGAAGCGCGTAAGCGCATGAAGATGTACCCGCATGAGTTTTCCGGCGGTATGCGTCAGCGTGTCATGATTGCAATGGCGCTACTTTGTCGTCCGAAACTTCTGATCGCCGATGAGCCTACAACCGCACTGGATGTGACGGTTCAGGCGCAAATTATGACGCTGTTGAATGAACTGAAAAGTGAATTCAATACCGCGATTATTATGATTACGCATGATTTGGGTGTGGTCGCCGGGATTTGCGACAAAGTTCTGGTGATGTATGCCGGTCGCACCATGGAATACGGCAGCGCGCGCGATGTCTTTTATAAGCCTGTTCATCCGTATTCTATCGGTTTGCTCAGTGCGGTACCTCGTCTGGATGCCGAAGGCGAAGAGATGCTGACTATCCCGGGTAATCCGCCAAACCTGTTGCGTTTGCCGAAAGGATGTCCGTTCCAGCCTCGTTGCCCGCATGCGATGGAAATCTGTAGCAGTGCTCCGCCACTGGAAGAGTTTAGCCCGGGCCGACTGCGCGCCTGCTTTAAACCGGTGGAGGAACTGTTATGA
- a CDS encoding DUF2514 domain-containing protein: MAGAFLAGSEWTNRSWETKWADRDSEESSQTANAQTAARMIEQGRIIARDEAVKNAQAKAAKSAATAAGLSATVNQLQQQAKKLATRLDAAKHTADLAAAIRSKTTDTTTGMLANMLGDIAAEAKRYAGIADERYAAGMTCERIYDLVRESNNNPVSTL; encoded by the coding sequence TTGGCCGGTGCGTTTCTTGCTGGTAGTGAGTGGACGAACCGCAGCTGGGAAACAAAATGGGCTGATCGTGATAGTGAGGAATCTTCGCAGACTGCGAACGCACAGACCGCCGCCCGCATGATTGAACAAGGGCGCATTATTGCCCGTGATGAGGCTGTAAAAAATGCACAAGCGAAAGCCGCTAAATCAGCTGCCACTGCTGCTGGTCTGTCTGCCACTGTTAACCAGCTGCAGCAACAAGCCAAAAAACTTGCCACCCGCCTGGACGCCGCAAAGCACACCGCAGATCTTGCCGCTGCCATCAGAAGCAAAACAACCGACACAACCACCGGAATGCTCGCCAACATGCTCGGAGATATTGCAGCAGAAGCTAAGCGATATGCTGGAATCGCTGACGAACGCTATGCCGCCGGGATGACGTGTGAACGCATTTATGACTTGGTGAGAGAATCCAATAACAATCCGGTGTCCACGCTTTAG